Below is a window of Streptomyces sp. NBC_00223 DNA.
CCAACAACTCGCTGAGCTGCTTCAGCTGGTTCGACTCGTCCAAGGACACCCGCGGCAAGGGCGAGGCGGCCTCCGTGGTGTCGATGGTGAGCAAGGCGGTCTCGCAGTACGGGGCCGACAGCCGGCGGGTGTACGTCACCGGGCTCTCGGCGGGCGGCGGCATGACGGCGGATCTGCTCGCCGACTACCCGGACGTGTTCGCGGGCGGATCGGTGGACTCCGGGCTGCCCGCGCAGTGCGCCACCACCCAGGCCGCGGCCTCGCAGTGCCAGTACGGCAGCATGAATCTGACCCCCGCCCAGTGGGGTGACAAGGTCCGGGCGTCCAACCCCGGCTACAGCGGTCCCTGGCCGCGGGTGGCGATCTGGCAGGGTGCCTCGGACTACACGGTCTACCCGGTCAACGCCACCGAACTGCGCGACCAGTGGACGAATGTGTGGGGCATCGGCCAGACCGCGTCCAGCACGCAGTCGCTGCCCGGCGGCACCACGCTGAGCGTCTACAACGACTCCGCGGGCAAGCCGGCGGTCGAGCTGTACCAGATCTCCGGCATGGCGCACGGCCTCGCCGTGGACCCGGGTTCGGCCACCGAGCAGTGCGGCGCGACCGGCGCGTACTACATCAAAACGATCTGCTCCAGCTACTACACCGCCCGCTTCTGGGGCCTGGACGGCTCGCACCCGGGTGACGGCGGGGGTACGGTGACGCTGCCCGCGCCCGCCGGGCTCAAGGTCACCGGCACCACCGACACCACCGCGGCGCTGAGCTGGACCGCCGTCAGTGGCGCCGCGTCCTACAACGTCTACCGCAACGGCGCCAAGACCGGCTCCCCCACCGCGGCCGCGTACACCGACACCGGCCTGACGGCGGGCACCGCGTACACCTACACCGTCACCGCCGTCGACTCCGCCGGCAAGGAGGGACCCGCCTCCGCGGCGGTGACCGCCACGACCACCGCCGGCAGCGGCACCGGGGGCGGCACGGGAGGCGGCACCGGCGGCAGTACCGGGGGCGGCACGGGAGGCACCGGCGGTACCGGCGGCAGCGGGCAGTGCTTCACGGCCAGCAACTACGCCCAGGTCACGGCGGGCCGCGCCTACCAGAGCGGCGGTTACACCTACGCCAACGGCTCCAACCAGAACATGGGCCTGTGGAACCTGTTCGTCACCCACACCCTCAAGGAGACGGGCTCCAACTACTACGTGATCTCCGACAGCGGCTGCTGACCGGACCACACCGGACCACACCGGACCACACCGGACCA
It encodes the following:
- a CDS encoding extracellular catalytic domain type 1 short-chain-length polyhydroxyalkanoate depolymerase; its protein translation is MHPSSLSPAPQSPAPRSPVPAARPRRPLRAAYTAVLSVLTLVAACLGALAFSTPATAAGLTQVTSFGSNPGNLTMYAYAPANLPAGAPVVVAMHGCTQTASDYFANSGWQKYADLWGFALVLPQTGSSNNSLSCFSWFDSSKDTRGKGEAASVVSMVSKAVSQYGADSRRVYVTGLSAGGGMTADLLADYPDVFAGGSVDSGLPAQCATTQAAASQCQYGSMNLTPAQWGDKVRASNPGYSGPWPRVAIWQGASDYTVYPVNATELRDQWTNVWGIGQTASSTQSLPGGTTLSVYNDSAGKPAVELYQISGMAHGLAVDPGSATEQCGATGAYYIKTICSSYYTARFWGLDGSHPGDGGGTVTLPAPAGLKVTGTTDTTAALSWTAVSGAASYNVYRNGAKTGSPTAAAYTDTGLTAGTAYTYTVTAVDSAGKEGPASAAVTATTTAGSGTGGGTGGGTGGSTGGGTGGTGGTGGSGQCFTASNYAQVTAGRAYQSGGYTYANGSNQNMGLWNLFVTHTLKETGSNYYVISDSGC